In Zobellia roscoffensis, the following are encoded in one genomic region:
- a CDS encoding glycosyltransferase family 2 protein, whose translation MFSILTPTHNRADVIDRVYTSLKNQTCQDFEWIIIDDAGTDNTSEVVRQWQEDENDFRIVYHKLPNNVGKAPVVNFGIDKCTHPITIIADDDDTFTTTMLEDLKSIWDTIDKTENGQQIGAVWTLVQDEKGNIIGEKFPSNFWQVNFKERVLDRNGPPLGEKWHSWRTSVLQEYKKFTNPNSRVNPSVSWNRINKDFDFLCVNMVHRTYCLSEDGYILQKKTRLKVEKRHYYSSFYELEKVPFFKILNKKYYRKVGFTYIKAFYFYRDNQTRLSTSKLLACMIAFCIELPKKFISAIKS comes from the coding sequence ATGTTCAGCATACTTACTCCTACTCATAACAGAGCAGACGTAATAGATAGAGTATACACATCATTAAAAAACCAAACGTGCCAAGATTTTGAATGGATAATAATTGATGATGCAGGAACGGACAATACTTCAGAAGTTGTTAGACAATGGCAAGAAGATGAGAATGATTTTAGAATCGTATATCATAAGCTCCCTAATAATGTGGGCAAGGCTCCGGTAGTGAATTTTGGCATAGATAAATGCACTCATCCAATTACTATTATTGCTGATGATGATGATACATTTACAACAACTATGTTGGAAGATTTAAAATCTATATGGGATACCATAGACAAAACAGAAAACGGACAACAAATTGGAGCTGTATGGACTCTGGTCCAAGATGAAAAGGGAAATATAATTGGTGAAAAATTTCCATCTAACTTTTGGCAAGTAAACTTTAAGGAAAGAGTTTTAGATAGAAATGGGCCGCCATTGGGTGAAAAATGGCATAGTTGGCGTACCTCCGTCCTTCAAGAGTATAAAAAATTTACAAATCCCAATTCTAGAGTGAACCCTAGTGTTTCATGGAATAGAATTAATAAGGATTTTGATTTCCTATGTGTAAATATGGTACATCGCACTTATTGTTTATCTGAAGACGGTTATATACTTCAAAAAAAAACACGCTTAAAAGTAGAAAAAAGACATTATTATTCTTCTTTTTATGAGTTGGAAAAAGTGCCTTTTTTCAAAATACTAAATAAAAAATACTATCGTAAAGTTGGCTTTACTTATATCAAAGCATTTTATTTTTACAGAGATAATCAAACACGTTTAAGCACGAGTAAGCTTCTTGCTTGTATGATTGCTTTCTGTATAGAATTACCGAAAAAGTTCATTTCAGCCATAAAATCATAA
- a CDS encoding O-antigen ligase family protein, whose product MTRELINPNELLKHTILALIVLNIPGFVLTYMNPVLSSVLSYLSFGLLIVFYFMNKRTGFNPWFIVIGLLYFVISSLSGQSYMPPLQVHLIIWIKYFIIIICGHEVAQRTSSKELFIFLLIGALSIIFQIFLFNNPLKDYGRYSGFFLNPNSGGFICILGYGLSYTLKNPKFKLIAQWIITLMGLLTFSRTFILLWIMINLISIRISIKNANKLALGFGLVLVLVTYNSFLPVQNKRLTQLAGTLSGDSNAANDLNEGSRFETWETFYSFILDKPIFGNGFESFGGGGVGGFLGVHNSYLKILGEAGIIPFFLLILFFIVITKKSLKHFFVNPSLLFMSIALASVLMTNHGFFTSSYLLFIALWIFSALSKADEKLLGSQYSEKT is encoded by the coding sequence ATGACAAGAGAGTTGATTAACCCAAATGAATTACTAAAACATACCATTTTAGCACTTATCGTACTTAATATTCCTGGGTTTGTTCTTACTTATATGAATCCAGTTTTGTCATCAGTACTTAGCTATTTATCATTCGGGCTTCTTATCGTTTTTTATTTTATGAATAAACGTACAGGATTTAACCCCTGGTTTATTGTTATTGGATTATTATACTTTGTAATTTCTAGTTTATCCGGACAATCTTATATGCCCCCACTACAAGTTCATTTAATAATTTGGATAAAATATTTCATTATTATTATATGCGGACATGAAGTGGCGCAAAGAACATCTTCTAAAGAACTTTTTATTTTTCTGTTAATTGGAGCACTAAGCATTATTTTTCAAATCTTTCTGTTTAACAATCCGTTAAAAGATTATGGTAGATATAGTGGTTTCTTTTTAAACCCAAATTCAGGAGGCTTTATATGTATATTAGGATACGGATTAAGTTATACATTAAAAAATCCTAAATTTAAATTAATAGCACAATGGATAATTACATTAATGGGGCTATTGACCTTTTCAAGAACGTTCATTCTATTGTGGATTATGATAAATTTAATATCAATTAGAATCTCTATTAAGAATGCAAACAAACTGGCTTTAGGCTTTGGATTAGTTCTTGTTTTGGTTACATACAACTCATTTTTACCAGTCCAAAATAAGAGACTAACTCAACTAGCGGGTACTTTGAGTGGTGATTCGAATGCGGCTAACGATCTGAATGAAGGATCACGTTTTGAAACGTGGGAAACCTTCTACAGTTTCATTCTTGATAAACCTATCTTCGGTAATGGTTTTGAATCTTTTGGAGGAGGTGGTGTTGGAGGTTTTTTAGGAGTACATAATTCATATTTGAAGATATTAGGAGAAGCAGGTATCATACCATTTTTTTTGTTGATATTATTTTTTATAGTAATAACAAAAAAAAGCCTTAAGCATTTTTTTGTAAATCCTAGCTTACTTTTTATGTCTATTGCGTTGGCAAGCGTATTAATGACTAACCACGGTTTTTTTACTAGTTCGTATTTACTATTTATAGCATTGTGGATTTTTTCTGCCTTAAGCAAAGCTGACGAAAAATTATTAGGCAGTCAATATTCCGAAAAGACTTAA
- a CDS encoding glycosyltransferase family 4 protein, which produces MERKKIAFVIYSLESGGAERVITELANNLILDYDVYIITLVKTNPFYELNPRITLRYCSDVIKNDTTPIKSIYDGLNRVRTLSKILKENKIQLVISFMTSSNIYSIWASKLSRIPCIVSERANHDIYKLPKLLEVTRDISYRFCKYLVVQTEANKIFYSKKLSPSKIIVIPNPIAEALSFKRNKEPDRLKNIILNVGSFKKGKAQELLIQAFSKIKNEDWQVVFVGDGPTKKKNIDLTKKLGLEKKINFVGKQQVIYKYYNQAKLFVFTSEHEGFPNALLEALYFGIPTISTNCKHGPTDLIKDKENGFLIPVGNQNVLQKKMSQLMNDIVLQNKFSENAMKSTEKYKITSIVKLWENYITKLV; this is translated from the coding sequence ATGGAACGAAAAAAAATTGCTTTTGTAATTTACAGTTTAGAGTCTGGTGGTGCCGAAAGAGTTATTACCGAATTAGCAAATAATCTAATACTGGATTATGATGTTTATATAATAACTTTGGTTAAAACCAATCCATTTTATGAATTAAACCCTAGAATAACATTGCGGTATTGCTCTGACGTTATTAAGAATGATACTACACCTATTAAATCTATTTATGATGGGTTGAATAGGGTTAGAACATTATCCAAAATTCTAAAGGAAAATAAAATTCAACTGGTTATTAGTTTTATGACATCTTCTAACATTTACTCCATCTGGGCCTCTAAATTATCTCGAATTCCTTGTATAGTAAGTGAAAGAGCAAATCATGACATATACAAATTACCTAAACTACTTGAAGTAACCAGAGATATTAGTTACAGATTTTGCAAATATCTAGTGGTTCAAACTGAAGCTAACAAAATTTTTTACTCGAAAAAACTAAGTCCCTCTAAAATAATTGTAATTCCTAATCCTATAGCTGAAGCTCTTTCCTTCAAAAGGAATAAAGAACCAGACCGTTTAAAAAACATAATTTTAAATGTAGGCAGCTTCAAGAAAGGAAAAGCACAAGAACTCTTAATACAGGCTTTTTCTAAGATTAAAAACGAAGATTGGCAAGTTGTTTTTGTAGGTGATGGCCCTACTAAAAAGAAAAACATTGATCTCACAAAAAAACTGGGGCTTGAGAAAAAAATAAACTTTGTTGGAAAACAGCAAGTGATATATAAATATTATAACCAAGCAAAATTATTTGTATTTACATCTGAGCATGAAGGCTTCCCAAATGCCTTACTGGAAGCTTTATATTTTGGAATTCCTACCATTTCTACAAACTGTAAACATGGTCCCACTGATTTAATTAAAGATAAAGAAAATGGGTTTTTAATTCCTGTTGGAAATCAAAATGTATTACAAAAAAAAATGTCTCAATTGATGAATGATATAGTTTTGCAAAATAAGTTCTCTGAAAATGCCATGAAGTCGACAGAGAAATATAAAATTACATCCATTGTTAAATTATGGGAAAATTATATTACTAAACTAGTCTAA